The nucleotide sequence CATCGTGCAGCTTGAAGCCATGGCCTGGGGCAAGCCGGTGGTTTCCACGGCCATTGCCGGTTCGGGCGTGGCGGCGGTCAACCGCCAGGGCGAAACGGGGCTGGTCGTAGCGCCGGGCGACGCCCCGGCCCTGGGCGATGCCCTGGCCACGCTTCTGGCAGACGAGGCCCTGGCCGCCCGGCTGGGACAGGGCGGACGGCAGGCCGTGGCGGCGCGCTACAGTCCGGCCGCCGTGGCCGATGCCCTTGGCGCGGCCTACGCCCGGCTGGACATATGCGCGCCCCGGACGCTATAAGCGGGCAAACCTTCAAAGGAGTCGCCCACATGTCCGACAACAAATGCGGTTGCCCGTGTTCGTGTTTCGCGCCCATGACCTGGATCGCCGTGGCGCTTGGCGCGCTGTTCGTGCTTTTTATGTTCTTTGAAGCCGTCACCATCCGTTGGTGGATCATGCTGCCCATCGCCGCTGTGAGCCTCTATCTGTTCGGCGTGCAGCGCGGCCAGACCTCGGGCCGGGAAAAATGCATCTGTTCCTGGGGCTTCTGGCTGGTCATCGCCGCCCTGGTCCTGCGCGACATGTGCCTGTCGGGCCAGCTCACGGCCGCCTATTGCCGCATGATCGCCGCCGGTCTGCCCCTGCATGGCTAACACGCCTTCCGATTCCCTTTTTCGCCGCATCGGCCCCGGAGCCACCGAGTCCGGCCACGACCGGTTCGCCGTGGTCGATGCGGCTCTGCTTGCGGTCAAGGCCGCCGACGCCCGGGCCAACGCCCGGCTACGTGATATGCACCGCTTCCACGCCGCCAACGCCGAAAATCCCCAGCGCATGGTCAACGCGCTCCAGCCCGGGAGCTATGTGCGGCCGCACCGGCATTTGTCGCCGGCCAAGTCCGAATCCTTCGTGCTGCTCACCGGGAGTCTGGGGCATGTGGTTTTTGCCGATGACGGGAGTTTTACGGCGGCGGACTGCGTGGTGCTCGACCGGGAGCGGGGCGTGCTGGCCATCGACGTGCGGCCGGGGCTGTGGCATGGCATCGTGGCGTTGGCTGCGGACACGGCCGTGTTCGAGGTCAAGCCCGGGCCGTATGCGCCGCTTGACGACAAGGATTTCGCGCCGTTCGCGCCGGCCGAGGGAACGCCCGGGGCGGCGGCCTATCTGGCCGACTTGGAAGACCGTTTCCGGACGCTGACCGGCCTGCCCCCGCGCGCCTGGTAATTTTCCCACTCCCTCGACAAGCTGACACTTTCCCCTTCACCCCTTTCGGGGGTCTGGGGGCCTGAGGCCCCCAGCCGCCGGAGGCATCTTAATTTATTCATAACGCTTACTCTGCCCACAACACGCGATTGCGGCCGGTGCGTTTGGCTTTGTAGAGGGCGGCGTCGGCGGCGGCCAGCATGGCGTCCACGGAGCCGTGGGGTTTGTCGCAGATGCCGATGGAGACGGTGACGCCGATGGCGGTTTTGCCGGCCTTGGCCTTGGAGCGTTCGATGCTGTTGCGCAGATCGTCGAAGGCGGCCATGGCCTGCTGGCCGGAGAGTCCCCGGGCCAGGACGCAGAATTCCTCGCCGCCCAGGCGCGCGGCCACGTCGTGGCCGCGGAAGCGGTTGCCAAGGCCCTGGGCCACGTGCTTGAGGACTTCGTCGCCGGCGGCGTGGCCGTAGGTGTCGTTGACCTTCTTGAAAAAATCGATGTCGATCATGGCCAGGGTCATGGGCGTGTCGCCCCGGGCCAGATCGGCGTGGAGGGTCTTGGCGGCCTCGAAGAAGTGGCGGCGGTTGTACAGGCCGGTCAGGGGGTCGCGGATGGCGGTCTCGCGCAGCTTTTGGATGTATTCGAGCATTTCCAGGTTCTGGGTGACCCGGCAGTAGAACTCTTCGCTGGAAAAGGGTTTGTTCAAGAAATCGTTGGCGCCGTTCTTGATGAACCGGGCCGAGAGGATGGTGTTGCCGTAGGCGGAGATGCCGATGACGGCCAGTTCGTCCTTGCGGCGCAGCCGGCGGATGCGGCGGGTGAGTTCCACGCCGTCCAGGCCCGGCATGAAGTAGTCGGCGATGACCACCTTGATTTCGGGGTGGCGCGAGATGGCGTCCAGGGCGGTTTCGCCGTTTTCGGCCTCATGGACGATGAATTCGTGGGCTTCGAGCAGGCGCATGAGATGGCGGCGCACGGTGGAGGAGTCGTCGACCACCAGGACGTGGACGTATTTGTTGAGCGACACCCGGCGCACCAGGGAGCACAGATAGTCCAGGCTGTCGGGGGAATCCTTGGCGACGTAGTCCACGACTTTTTTCGACCAGATGCGGTCGCGCACGGCGCAGTCGACGTCGCCGGTGAAGACGATGGACGGGATGCCCTTGCCGATGACATAATCAACAATCCGGCCATCGGCGGCGTCGGGCAGGTGCAGGTCGAGCAGGGCCACGATGTAGTCGTGTTTGTCGGGGTTTTCCTCAATAAGATAGCGGGCTTCCTCGAAGTTCGAGGCCCAGCAGGCGTCGAAGAAGAGTTCATCCTCGATCTTGCGGATGAGGATGCGGGCAAAGACTTTGCTGTCTTCGACGATAAGGACTTTTTCCATGCGAAACGACCGATGGAAATGGGTGGATGGTTTGAAGGTAAACCGTTTCAGGCGAAAAGGCCAGCCCGGCCGGGCCATCTTTCCCTGGCGGCGAAACCAGCCGTCCGGAGCCGTTTCGGGCTCGGGCTGTTCATGACCGGGCCGTCGCCGCGCCAATTGGCCGAGGCCCTGGCTGAGGAGGGCGCGTCGGCGCTTTCGGGCGAACCGTCGCGCAGCCTGGCCGAGGGGTTGTCCCTGGGCGTGGCCGTGCTGGACGGGCAGCGCCGCTTCGTGCGGGGCAACGCCCGGGCCAGGGAGTTTTTTGAAAGGCAGGGCGCGGCCTGCCATCGGGTACTTCGAGCCAGGGGGGAGGGCTGCGAGGCCTGTCCGACCCGGGGCGGGCCGGCCGTGATCGCGCCTGGCGCAGCCTGCGTCGGCCTTGGGCCGGACGGGCGGGACGGGGTGGTGTGCGTTTTCGAGGCTGGCGTGTGGACGGTCCAGGAGGGGCTGTTGCCGGTGCTCGAACAGGCCCCGAATTCGATTTTTGCCGTGGACCGGGATTTTATCGTGCGTTACGTCAACCGGGCCTTTGTCTCGCTGCACGGGGGACAGGCCGGGGAGTACCTCGGCCGCCATTTGGCCCATATCATTGGGGCGGCCATCTTTTCTCGTTTCCATGCGGCGGCCCTGGCCGCCTTGGACAGCGGCACGCCCAACACGGAGGAAGTGACGCTGGTCCACGGCGGCCGGGAGCGCGAGTACCTGGCCACGCGCATTCCGCTTCTGCGCGACGGCTTGCCCTTGGGCGTGTGGGGCTTGCTCACGGACATCACCGACCGCAACATGGCCCAGCGGGAACTCGACGCCAGCCGACGGCGCTACCGGGCTCTCGTGGAGGATCAGACCGAGTTGGTGGTTCGCCTGGACCCGGCCTTGCGGCGCACTTTCGTCAACGCCAATCTGGCCGCCCTGCTGGGCGCGCCGGTGGAAGCCCTCATTGGCGGGTATTTCGGCGACCGGTTGCCCGAGGCCGAGACCCAGGCCTTGCGTCGGCGGCTGCTGGAACTGACGCCGCGCGCCTCAACCTGCGAGTTGGAACACGCCATTGTCCTGCCCTCGGGCGAAGAGCGCCGGCTGCACTGGTCGGTGCGGGCCATTTTCGACGAATCCGGCCGCATCGGCGAATACCAGGCCCTGGGGCGCGACGTCTCCATCGTGCGCCGCATGGAACAGGAACTATCGCAAAGCGAAGCCAAATATCGTGACATCTTTGAGCATTCCGCCGAGGGCATTTTCCAGTTCGAGCCGAGCGGAGCCGTTGTCGCCTGCAATCCCGCCCTGGCCCGCATCCTCGGCTATGCCTCGCCGGAAGCGGTCCTGGCCGAGCCGGGCGACCTGTTCACCCGCATCCAGGCTCGGCAGGAGGACCGTCTGGAATTTTTGCGCCAGCTGGCCCGCCACAACCGGGTCTACGATTTCGAGATGCAGGTGGTGCGTCGCGACGGCCGGGCCGCCTGGCTGTCCGTCAACGCCCGGGCGGTGCTGGACGCCGACGGCCGGCTGGCCCGGGTGGAGGGGGCGGCCCGGGACATCACCGACCGCAAGCGGGCCGAGGGCGAGCGCATGTTGCTGGTTTCGGCCGTGGACCAGAGCGCCGAGGGGCTGGTCATCGTCAGTCGGGATTTTCGTCTGGAATACGCCAATCCGGCCTTTGCCCAGATCGTGGCCGGCGGCCAGGGGATGCTCGGCCGCGACGCCCTGGATGGGCTTTTGGCCCCGTTTCTGACCGAGTCCGTGCGCAAGATGCTGGGGCTGGGGCTGCGCTGGTCGGGCCGGCTGCGTCTGACCCGGCCGGGCGGCGAGGAAGCCGTGGCCGAGGCGCTTATTTCCCCGGTGCGCGACACGGCCGGCCAGGTGGTCAACCATATCCTGCTGGTGCGCGACATGACCTACGAACTCGACCTGGAACGCCGGCTGCGCCAGGCCGAGAAACTGGAAGCCATTGGCGTGCTGGCCGCCGGGGTGGCCCACGATTTCAACAACATCCTCACGCCCATTTTGCTCAATTCCGAGCTGGTGCTGTCCGATCTGCCGGTGCTGCATCCCCTGCGCAAGCCGTTGTCCGACGTGGTGCTGGCCTCGGAGCGGGCCCGCGATCTGGTGCGCCAGCTTTTGGCCTTCAGCCGCCAGGGCGAGATTTCGGTGTCCGATCTGCCCCTGGCCCCGCTGGTCAAGGAGACGGCCAAGCTGGTGCGCGGCATGGCCCCGGCCGGGGTGGAGCTGAAGTTGGAGATCGGCGGAGAACCGTATTGCGTGCGGGCCGATCCGGCCCAGATGCATCAGGTGCTGGTCAACCTGTGCCTCAACGGGGTGCAGTCCATGGTTGGCGGCGGCCGGCTGGAAGTGGGGCTGGCCCCGGTGGATGGGCCGCCGCGGCCGGAGGGCGGCGGCATCGCGGCCGGCGCACCCCTGGCGTCCTTGGCGGCGGGGCCGTATGTGCGGCTGTGGGTGGAAGACACCGGCCACGGCATGGCCCCGGAAGTGGCGGAGCGGGTGTTCGAACCTTTTTTCACCACCAAAAAGCCCGGCCAGGGCACGGGCATGGGCTTGGCCGTGGTCCATGGCATCGTCAAGAGCTGCGGCGGGGCGGTGCTTCTGACCACGGCCCAGGGCAAGGGCAGCCGGTTCGAGGTGTATCTGCCCCGGGCGGCCGCGCCCGACGCCTGTTCGGCCAAGCCGGCCGACGGCGCGTCGCGCTGACCCCACGCCGCCTCGCCGCTCAACGCCAAGCCCCCTTTACCCTTTGTCTTCATGCGGGGGGTCTGGGGGCCTCAGGCCCCCAGCCGCCGGAGGCCTCCCCCGTCTTCAATTAATTAATCGGCACGTCCAGCAGTTCGAAGCTTTGCCAGCCCGGGCCGTCGAAGTGCCACCATTCCGAGGGCAGCGGATCGAAGCCGGCCTTTTGCATGGCCGCTTCCAGCCGTTTGGCATTGGCCCGGGCGGCCGGATCGCCGCCGGTGTAGTCGCGGCGGGCTTTTTCCGAGAAATCGTCGAACCCGGACGGCATGGGCAATTCCTGGCCGGCGGCGTCCACCAGGGTCAGGTCCACGGCCGCGCCCCGGTTGTGCTTGGAGCCGCTGGCCGGCTTGCCGTCCTTTTCCACGGGTTTGGCCACCCAGTCCTCGTTGGGGACCAGGGCCCAGAATTTCTTCTGGATGGCAAAGGGCCGGTAGCAGTCGTAGACTTTGAGGCTTAGGCCTTCTTTTTTGAGTTCAGCCTGGGCGCTGGCCAGGCGCTTGGCCACGTCGGCGCGCAGGAAGCAGCGCGGGGCGGGGTAGACGGCCACGCCGGTGAAATTGTTGGGCGTGGCGTAGCGGATGTCGAGAGCGATGTCCGGGGCCACGGTGGTGATGTCCACCAGGCCGGCCTGGGCCGGGGTTTTCTGGGCCAGGGCCGGGGCAGCGGCCAGGAGGAG is from Solidesulfovibrio magneticus RS-1 and encodes:
- a CDS encoding WbuC family cupin fold metalloprotein, which encodes MANTPSDSLFRRIGPGATESGHDRFAVVDAALLAVKAADARANARLRDMHRFHAANAENPQRMVNALQPGSYVRPHRHLSPAKSESFVLLTGSLGHVVFADDGSFTAADCVVLDRERGVLAIDVRPGLWHGIVALAADTAVFEVKPGPYAPLDDKDFAPFAPAEGTPGAAAYLADLEDRFRTLTGLPPRAW
- a CDS encoding diguanylate cyclase yields the protein MEKVLIVEDSKVFARILIRKIEDELFFDACWASNFEEARYLIEENPDKHDYIVALLDLHLPDAADGRIVDYVIGKGIPSIVFTGDVDCAVRDRIWSKKVVDYVAKDSPDSLDYLCSLVRRVSLNKYVHVLVVDDSSTVRRHLMRLLEAHEFIVHEAENGETALDAISRHPEIKVVIADYFMPGLDGVELTRRIRRLRRKDELAVIGISAYGNTILSARFIKNGANDFLNKPFSSEEFYCRVTQNLEMLEYIQKLRETAIRDPLTGLYNRRHFFEAAKTLHADLARGDTPMTLAMIDIDFFKKVNDTYGHAAGDEVLKHVAQGLGNRFRGHDVAARLGGEEFCVLARGLSGQQAMAAFDDLRNSIERSKAKAGKTAIGVTVSIGICDKPHGSVDAMLAAADAALYKAKRTGRNRVLWAE
- a CDS encoding PAS domain-containing sensor histidine kinase; protein product: MTGPSPRQLAEALAEEGASALSGEPSRSLAEGLSLGVAVLDGQRRFVRGNARAREFFERQGAACHRVLRARGEGCEACPTRGGPAVIAPGAACVGLGPDGRDGVVCVFEAGVWTVQEGLLPVLEQAPNSIFAVDRDFIVRYVNRAFVSLHGGQAGEYLGRHLAHIIGAAIFSRFHAAALAALDSGTPNTEEVTLVHGGREREYLATRIPLLRDGLPLGVWGLLTDITDRNMAQRELDASRRRYRALVEDQTELVVRLDPALRRTFVNANLAALLGAPVEALIGGYFGDRLPEAETQALRRRLLELTPRASTCELEHAIVLPSGEERRLHWSVRAIFDESGRIGEYQALGRDVSIVRRMEQELSQSEAKYRDIFEHSAEGIFQFEPSGAVVACNPALARILGYASPEAVLAEPGDLFTRIQARQEDRLEFLRQLARHNRVYDFEMQVVRRDGRAAWLSVNARAVLDADGRLARVEGAARDITDRKRAEGERMLLVSAVDQSAEGLVIVSRDFRLEYANPAFAQIVAGGQGMLGRDALDGLLAPFLTESVRKMLGLGLRWSGRLRLTRPGGEEAVAEALISPVRDTAGQVVNHILLVRDMTYELDLERRLRQAEKLEAIGVLAAGVAHDFNNILTPILLNSELVLSDLPVLHPLRKPLSDVVLASERARDLVRQLLAFSRQGEISVSDLPLAPLVKETAKLVRGMAPAGVELKLEIGGEPYCVRADPAQMHQVLVNLCLNGVQSMVGGGRLEVGLAPVDGPPRPEGGGIAAGAPLASLAAGPYVRLWVEDTGHGMAPEVAERVFEPFFTTKKPGQGTGMGLAVVHGIVKSCGGAVLLTTAQGKGSRFEVYLPRAAAPDACSAKPADGASR
- a CDS encoding M15 family metallopeptidase, which codes for MPVRRLCPPFTALCAFTLALLLAAAPALAQKTPAQAGLVDITTVAPDIALDIRYATPNNFTGVAVYPAPRCFLRADVAKRLASAQAELKKEGLSLKVYDCYRPFAIQKKFWALVPNEDWVAKPVEKDGKPASGSKHNRGAAVDLTLVDAAGQELPMPSGFDDFSEKARRDYTGGDPAARANAKRLEAAMQKAGFDPLPSEWWHFDGPGWQSFELLDVPIN